The Osmerus eperlanus chromosome 20, fOsmEpe2.1, whole genome shotgun sequence DNA segment CCCCACGTCTTTGCTCAGTGGATGCTGGGGATAAATATCTACTGCAGACAACATTTGGCAAATGTCAAATGGTCGTCCTCGTGCAGTGGTGTTGTGATTTTAACAGTTTGGTTTCCTACAGGGGGTTAACCTCTACGTCAAGAACCTCGACGACGGCCTTGATGATGAGCGCCTCCGCAAGGAGTTCACCCCCTTCGGGACGATCACCAGCGCCAAAGTCATGATGGAGGGCGGCCGCAGCAAAGGCTTTGGCTTTGTGTGCTTCTCCTCCCCGGAGGAGGCCACCAAGGCGGTGACTGAAATGAACGGCCGCATCGTGGCCACCAAGCCCCTCTACGTGGCGCTGGCCCAGCGCAAGGAAgagcggcaagcacacctcaccaATCAGTACATGCAGCGGATGGCCAGCGTTCGCGCCGTGCCCAACCCAGTGATAAACCCCTACcagcctgctcctccctctgggTACTTCATGGCTGCCATCCCCCAGGTAAGGACTGGGCCTGGATTGGCCCTCCCCGCAAGTGGAGAGCTCAGATCTGTGTCTTGTGTATATAGGCACTGCAGCCAGTCAAATTCAGTGCTTTCTGTTCTGTGGATCGCACTGGCCCAAATGGCTGCCACATTAACATCGTAGTAAATGGGCCCCACGGCTGTGCTGTCGGCACTGGGGATAATTTTGTACTACGGATAAATCGACTTTGCCATACAAATGTTTCGGATGATCTGACTACATGCCATAACCCGTGTTCAGAGTCGTGTTCTTGAACCATTCCCTGTTCGGTCGTGTCTAAAGTTTGCCGTGTGGGCTCTCTCTGCAGGCTCAGAATCGGGCTGCGTACTATCCTACAGGCCAGATGGCTCAGCTGAGACCCAGCCCGCGCTGGGCCACCCAAGGTGTCCGTCCTCAGCGTGAGTTGCACCCTTCTCCGCCTCTAATAGGAGTGGTCTGACCAACTGCACTGGAACACACGAACCACGATCACACACAGCCAGTTGCATGTTTTTTTCCCAAGGCTACGCTGTACCATAACTTTGCGGTGACATGTCTGCAGACTTCCAGAACATGCCTGGTGCCATGCGTCCCAACGTCCCCCGTCCCCAGACCTTCGGCTCCATGAGACCAACCTCCCAGGTGCCCCGCATGATGTCTGCCCAGCGCCTTCGTGAGTAACAGCTCCACAATCTGGCACACTGCCGCCTTTTTCATTCACATCAAAATCTGAAAATTCTGAAAGCATTTCCTCTGGTACATAAGGAGAACGCTGACTCGGGAAGCTAAGTAAGAGTGTCGTGTCTCCCTGCAGCTGCCCAGGCCATGGGACCTCGTCCCATCAACGCAGCGGCGGCTGCCTCTGCGCCCGTGCGTGGCGTGCCCCAGTACAAGTATGCCCCGGGAGTCCGCAATCCCCAGCAGCACATGAACCCCCAGCCTCAGGTGGCTATGCAGCAGGTACACCCCCCTATCTCCATGGCTCGGCTCTGCCGTCCAGTGTtcagtgcctgtgtgttttcctAATCgcgtcctcctgtcctccagcctgCTGTCCACGTCCAGGGCCAGGAGCCTCTGACTGCCTCTATGCTCGCTGCTGCCCCACCACAGGAGCAGAAGCAGATGCTGGGTGAGTGGACTTGCTCTCGTCGCTGTCTTTTATGCCTTCATCTAGTTAAGCAACGTGTGCATGTCCTACTAGGCTTTCCTTGTGAATTACACCCAGAGCATCTGCTACACTTCTTCTCAGCCAGATTTCTTTGAACCAATCCTTTTCTCTTTTCCAGGTGAGCGTTTGTTCCCTCTGATCCAGAACATGCATCCCAGCCTGGCCGGTAAGATAACAGGAATGCTTCTGGAGATCGACAACTCGGAGCTTCTCCACATGCTGGAGTCCCCGGAATCTCTGCGCTCAAAGGTTTGTGCTTAGGTCCAGCTTGTCACAGTTTGTCAGTTTAAATGTGATGCCAACCTGAACACTCAAGCCTGTGTTCCCAACGATTCAGAAGGATTTAAAGTATAGTGGGTGTGATGGAAATGTTAATATTATTTGTTGTAGGTTGATGAGGCGGTGGCTGTGCTCCAAGCCCACCAGGCCAAGGAGACAGCTCAAAAGACTGTGCCCAACTCTGCTGGAGTCCCAAGTGTTTAAGATGGGGTAGGTTCTTTTTAATCGTGCTTGTGATGGGATTTTATAACCCATTAAGTGTGAGTCATTGCCAGTAATgccttttttattttgttttcacaGGAATGTGCAACGTTTTACTCGTGCTTCACCGATGGAAAAAAATTAAACATTGAAAAAAgctaaaacacacaaaacaatgcaaaaagaaataaaatgacacgttaaaaaagaaagaactaGGTTAAGGCCAGGCCTAGAGAAGATGAGACTAGGTCTTGTTTATAAATGAAAAAGGAtaaggaaaaaaagagaaaaatcttGAAAATAAAAAATGGTTTAGTCTGGGGTTTTAATTATTCCTCTTGGAATTTACTGAAAGCATTCCTTTCTggcattttattcattttaaatgttttggtTGTCTGAGGAGAGGTGACAAGACAGTTCAGCATTGTGAAATTTTTCTTGACCATTACTTGCTTGAATaaaaatgattaaaaaaaaacactctcTTTGTTTTTAGGTTGGAAGCCTATAGATTCTGAAAGTAACCTTTGGTTTGGTTGACTGGTTTATTAGCCTAGATTTAATTAACTAAATGAAATGATGCCAATGTACATCAATTCAATGATTTCTTAAATGATCAGACATACTGAACCCATGTATACCTTAGGACAATGGGCTGATAGAAATCATATGGCTCAGTCTACAGAAGATGCACAATGATCTCAAGTCTCAAACTGCTATGGTAATCTAGTTTGAAACAGTTGGTGGAGGGAAACGTCTGTCTGCAACAAGCCTCCATTACCTGCTTGAAAGTAGTCCCATCTCACGCAGCCTAAATCCCAGAAAGCATACTATCAATTGGTCACTTGATATGTATGCAAGCTGCATTCATGAAGTCAGTGTTCTGGCATCACACTACAATACTACCAGGTCATTTTGGAACACTAACAAGATGTACCTATTGGTCTGCTATATTGTCATCCTGTGAAAGTGAAACCGCTTTCCAGTCCAAGGCCCTGAGTATAATTCTGGCTCAGGTTTTCTATCCAAGGTTTCTGGAATGCAGCTGAAATTGAAGTGTGGTTACTCTTTGATTCCCATCAGAGCATGGAGCTCAATACTTGCAGTTGTTGCACCTGCAGTTACTCTTGTAACAGGGTGTATTGTCAAATAGTGGTGAAAAGGGTGTACTGGACCAGACCACTCCAACATGAACCATAACAGTAACTTGCTGCCATTATCGCTTCATCCAAATTCTACTATGCTGTCTGCCAAGAGTTCCTCAGTTCCCATCTGATAATCTGGATTCTTATCGTAGTTAGTAATTATGTTGTACATTAACATTTTCAGATGACTTATAATGCTTTTCTCTGAGACAATACGCACTTAAAACTATCCAACCTGCTATCAATGCAGCCTGTCCTCTCTTGACTTCCATAGACCGTACGATTAAGCTTTTGGGACTGGATTGAAAAGTATGCTGTGTATTTAGCTACTGATCTTTGTTACTCCGGGAAGGTCAAGTAATTATTTAAGAAGTTTAAGAAGGCTTTTATGCAACATTGTATTTCACCTGACATGATCAAGTAATTACTGACCTCCCTTCCCATTATCCTATTGAGAGGGATCTGATCATAAAAAAGCAAGGCCCAACCCCTTATCCAACTCTAATTCATACATGACTGAAGTGGGTTCAGAGGTCAAATGCACAATTTAGAGCTCCTTTCTACTTTTTCCCCATTTCTATCTTAACCTGAGACAGATGTTTTTGCAAAGAGTTTTTTCTGACATTGATATCGAGTTCAAGTTCAGTACGTTCGACCCACCATTTcacttccattctctctctgtgtgtgcgtgtgcgtgcgcgtccGTTCGTCCGAGAGCTCCTCAGGAGGAATCACAAACCCGCCCACAAAGCTGTGCCTAAACTAGACGGGACAGGACAGCTGACGTCCGGAGTTGTCGTATCTTGACCTAGCCAAGTTGTAATTACACATTTCTTATGAAATCCCTTTATGTTACCTCTGGACTTAAACGAAGACATATTTTTCGTGGATTGTTTTCACGGTAAGTGGAGAAAATCTGAAGCAGTCTAGCTAATGTTAGTGAGGTCACAACTTCCTCAACTCACACACCACCGCTTTGTTTTACTAGCCAGTGTCTGTTGCGAACTTGTTAGAGCTAGCTCTAGCACtattactagctagctagcacaagcTAAGATGCATTGCTAAAATTAGGCTAGCTTTCTAACCCACAGTTGCAATGTCTTCAATGCAACGACAAGAACCATAacgtttaatttgtttttgaccAGTCTAGTACAAATTGCTCACTTCGTCGTAGGTCGACTACCAACGCTAAAACGGGGGTCTCATTATTTACAAAATGCCATAGCTAGCGAAATCATTTTGATGCTGTCTGTATGTAGAACATTTTTGATATCCTGCAGTTTCATGCCCCCTTACAAGCTTTTTGTACTCTTCAGAATGATTAGTTGCTAAGGCAATCGAATTAATATGTAGCCAAGGAACTAAGGTTATTGAATTAGTTATCTAGCGACCAAGGTACTTGATACAATGACTGCACGTTGGAAAGGTAGCCTGTTTGCTAAATAAGAGTAAGACGTCCGGACGGACCTCTCAAATAgtgttactgtactgtaggctacagtatagCTAGCTTATGTTCTAGATTGGATGTGATTGTGCTCTAAACTCCTATCGtcatagctagctctagctgtgACATTAGCAATAGCTAGCTAACATAACTGTCCAACCTGCGTATCAACGTTTTTCATTCAACGTAACAAGACTCGCTTGCAagttttgtttgttatttaGTCCCTAATTAGTTTAATACTAGTTCCAGTCCAGCTCAGAGGATAAGCAGATCTAGCAATTGTGGTATGGGAAAATATTTTCACTGAACAGTGCAAACACATTATAGGCAACAAAGCACTAGCCTAGTTACACTGGTAATAAGATAAGGAAAGcacaccttttttttcttctcggcAGTCATTGGTAACCGGTAATTACCTTTTACTTCTCGTGGCCGATACCAATAAGAGAACTGATAATTTCTTTTTGGGGGTATTTTAGAATAACTCCAAGTTTACCGTAATTTCCATTCCTTTGGCATTACTATAACTCGAGAGTGTGTTTGAAAACTCATGGACCATATTAGGGGACCTTAGTTCTGTCCTTAACATCCATTTGACTTCTGGTAATGACTTATCTGTTAGCTCACGCAGCCTGCCGTCACCTGCTGGGATCTTTCTGGTAATACAATTAAGAATGCCAAAATGCATCCTTCAGTATGCTAGAAGGACAGGCATGTGGCACTATGGTCTGTCTAATGCCTCTTAAACACGAGCTTTGATTTTGATTACATTTCAGGAGGATGAAACAGACTTACATAGCATGTAAAGACCCCAATGTAAACCAGGTTTACATTATGTAAACATGGTAGTTTGTCTTGTAATGAACACTGTTGAGTCATCTTTGGTATTCGTTATATACTCTGGGGCAACATTTCTTAGTTTCATGAGGACTTCTGGGGCGTACTTCTGCATACCTGAGCATGTCGATGTCTGTTATTGTCTGAGTCACCAATGAAGTATAGCTTTAACCTGTAATGTTTGTGTTGCacacagcagctgtgtgtgtgaccctcttAAAGTTTCTATATAAAAAGGAAGAAATAATACATCCGTTTCTTTTCCAACAGTGGTCCAACTTTGAGCAATGCTGTGGAAACATACTTTACCCTGATGGTCATAGATGTGTGTTGTATAAATAGGTTTGAATGGCAGTTGGCTTTTCTACTTTTTCTATGATCAGGCAACCCTCTCCGTAATCTCTCTTAACTTCTGCACAGCCATTGACTGTCTGCGTTGGGTTTGATGAAGCTACAATGTTATTTTGGTCTCCAGCGGACAGATATTTGGCACAGCTTTTGACAGAAAAGCTATTTATGGTCTGTTGTTATTTTGGGTGTGTCTCATCTGAGGGATTCTTCTTCAATCGACATTCATGGTAACTGTGTATCACACAGTGGTTGTCAAGACCATCTCAGATGTGTCTCAGTAAGGAACCCAGGGGGCCTCGTCACTGTCAGAAAATCTGCACCTTTAGCTGGAATGTTAGCGGAAATTACTTGATTAAAACctaaaaacacacacgtacGGTGTGGTTATACGTTTTTTTAATTCTGTGTCAAGTTGACTATTTGACATTTAATGTGGAATAGCGTTTGTTAGGCTTAAATGCCCGAGAAGAGCAGTCAATCACAACTCAGCCAAGAAGGAATAGTAAGAATTGTGTTGCTCGATTTGAAACATGGAGTGATATTGAAGGAATATCTCTCAGTGTTTAGTCTcactattttattttctctctcacacagattgCTATCTGCCCGTCACCTTTATGCCAGACTAGACCTGGTCTGACCAGAAAAGAaaatcccccacccacccagacCTGAAACCCACCATGTCATAACAGCTGAAACTCCCACTCGcccctctgacccctccctcccctctgcgtCTCCTGTTCCCTGGGACGGTGACGCCAGCTTCCCTCCAGGAAGATGAACCCCCAGCAGCCTCCCCACGGCGCCTCGGGGTCCGAGCGCGACCTCCACTCGGCCGCCTCGTCCGTCAGTCTGCCCTCCGGCCGAAAGACGCCCAAGAAGAGacgcctctccctccactcgCTCTTCGGGCGGCGGCGGCGCCCCGAGCGTGACCCCAAGCGCAAGTCCCGCGCCCTCCGCGGCGGAGGCGGGGTCGACGGGATCGCCAGCGTGGAGAGCATCCACTCCTCCGAGGCGGGCCACAAGGGTTACGCTCCCCCGGGGGTCCCCTCCacgtcctcctccgcctcctccgtgTCTCCGTCCTCGGCCGGCGACCTGCTGGAGTGCCCGCTGTGCCTGCTGCAGCACGCCCGCGAGCGCTTCCCCGACATCATGACGTGCCACCACCGCTCGTGCGCCGACTGCCTGCGCCAGTACCTGCGCATCGAGATCTCCGAGAGCCGCGTCAACATCTGCTGCCCGGAGTGCTCGGAGCGCTACAACCCCCACGACATCCGCATGATCCTGGCCGACCGCGCCCTCATGGACAAGTACGAGGAGTTCATGCTGCGCCGCTGGCTGGTCGCCGACCCCGACTGCCGCTGGTGCCCCGCCCCCGACTGCGGGTAAGAACTTGACCGGGAGATGTGGCGTCTATGGGGCATGACACACTTTTTTGGAACAGCGAGTTCATGCACTTTAGCTCGGTAGtagaacatttgactgcagatgaaGGTTTGCATCACAGGTGCAACATTTCAATGGATGAAAGTGTCCGTTAAATGATTACAACCGAAGAGGTGACATTTCTGCACTGCACCAAAAAAATGTGGTCCCTCGAACCCaaataacccccctcccccccacacacacacactgttttccAGGTATGCAGTCATTGCCTTTGGCTGCGCCAGCTGCCCCAAAATCACGTGTGGCCGCGAGGGCTGCGGCACAGAGTTCTGCTACCACTGCAAGCAGCTGTGGCACCCCAACCAGACCTGTGACGCCGCCCGCCTGCAGAGGGCCCAGAGCCTCAGACTGAGGACCTTCAGATCCTCCTCCCTCAGCTACAGCCAGGAGAGCGGGGCCGCAGGTGCAGCACGCGCCCCAAAACAAACGCACCCTTTGTGTACTGATACATATACCAGATATATATCAGATTGAAATACACATGTTGAACCTGTGGCTCTGTTCTCCACCAGCTGATGACATCAAGCCCTGCCCGCGCTGCGCTGCCTACATCATCAAGATGAACGACGGCAGCTGTAATCACATGACCTGCGCCGTGTGCGGCAGCGAGTTCTGCTGGCTGTGCATGAAGGAGATCTCTGACCTGCACTATCTGAGGTGAGACCCTCACTCACCCACCCCTGTCAAAGACATTCCTGATGTTATCGTCAGTCATATCACTGACACTATTTCGAAGGCACACAAACAATGTATTGTTTTTAAAGAAGCTTAAACCGGTCTTACCTGTGACAAGACTCAAATGACCCATTGTCCAATCAGCACGTCGGTGGGTGTAGTGTTGCcagttaggtgtgtgtgggtgggggggggggggtatattcAGCTAGACAAACACATCGAGTCCTTCAGAATCCAGGTTATTTTCAGTTTtctctttacatttagtcatttagcagaagctcttatccagagcgacttacagtaagtacagggacattcccccgaggcaagtagggtgaagtgccttgcccaatgacacaacgtcatttagcacgggcgggaatcgaaccggcaaccttctgattactagcccgattccctaactgctcagccacctgactccctctttcctcagttgtacccccccccccccccccccccaaagacaACGCAGTCTAACCCAAACAACCCAAgctcatacaaacacaaacccctccccccccccccccccagtccctcagGCTGTACCTTCTGGGGCAAGAAGCCGTGGAGCAGGAAGAAGAAGATCCTGTGGCAGCTGGGCACGCTGGTGGGCGCCCCCGTGGGCATCGCCCTCATCGCCGGCATCGCCATCCCCGCCATGATCCTCGGGATTCCCGTTTACGtggggaggaaggtgagggtCAGCCTCTCGGTGCCTGAGGATCAAATACGTCTGGTTCACTCAGTCAggatcttttgtgtgtgtggttcatgtTGGTGGTTTGTGTTCATTGCTATGTTCCACAGAGTCTAAAACTGATTTAAAGATGACCGTCCACCTTAGAGCAGAGGCTTATTTGTAAATGATGTCCAGTCCTCTTGGTGTAGCCTACGTCAGTGTTTTATCAAAACAACACATCTGTCGTCTCTGTGGTTCGGACCACTGTCTTTTCTCCCTGCTTGTGCATCAGATTGCACGTTTTTCTAATGTTGAGCGGACTGGGGATTTGATTACTTTTGTAACTTGGACCAGCTGGGCAACCTCCTCCACATTCAGATTGATAATGGGCTAACCATCAATTGGCTCTGATCTGTCTTTCTGTTCCACATTGATAATGAGACATCCAGCCAGGGCCCATGTTTCAAGTCATTATGTGGCACTTAGATTTCTGCCACTAGCCTTTTTCTTACTTTTCAGAAATTTGAAATCTAAGGATGTGTTTCTATATTCCTATATTGTTCCTATATATTGTTcctatatgttttttttgtgggcAGTTTGCCTCTTAACCTCTGGCTAACTTGCCCCTTTCCCCGCAGATTCATAATCGCTACGAGGGCAAGAACATCTCCAAACACAAGAGAAACCTGGTGATAGCGGGTGGTGTGACCCTGTCTGCCATAGTGTCACCAGTGGTGGCAGCCGTCACCGTCGGTCAGTCCATCATCTtgcttttctctccctcactgttaATGTCAACTTCTTTGTCTCTTTTTGTGAGGCATATTAGCTTGGAGAccataagtgtgtttgtgtgtctgtccataGGTATCGGTGTACCCATCATGCTGGCGTACGTGTATGGCGTGGTGCCCATCTCGCTGTGTCGCGGTGGCGGGTGCGGCGTCTCCACCGGCAATGGCAAAGGAGTTCGCATCGAGTTTGATGACGAAAATGACATGAACGTGGGCAGCGGGGTGGCGGCCACCGGTCAGTGTGTCCAATAATCATCTGAACCTCGTCCAGTACACGTGAACTTCAAATCTATTCCTTGAGACAGTTTATTGAATTCTTTGTTTTAGTGATTTGTCCTCCCGTTTTTAAAATTATTTGTGGGTGCGTTGTGGTACAGTACATGGCCTTCCATAGTGAAATGGGATGCCTCAGTTTCATGTGTTGGTCCAAGGAGTGACAGAATAAGGAGAACCTTTTGAACATGAGGAAGTATGAATAAAGAATGCAAGTATAATATAGGAATATTAAGATGTGCCTTTCCTCCACACTTACCAGACAGTCTTATGGATATTTTACGACTTGAAGTGGACCATGTTgagtctgttctctctctctctctctctctctctctctctctctctctctctctctctctctctctctctctctctctctctctctctctctctctctctctctctctctctctctctctcacgatccccttttctccctccaatACAGATACCACCTCCGTCGCAGACACGAGGCACAACCCGAGcataggggagggcagcgtggggggcATGACGGGCAGCCTCAGCGCCAGCAGCAGCCACATGGAGCGCGTGGGAGCCATGCGGGACAACCTGAGTGAGAACGCCAGCACCATGGCCCTGGCCGGGACCAGCATTACCGGCAGCCTGTCAGGCAGCGCCGTGGTCAACTGTTATAACCGGTAAGAGACGGGTGACGGTTATGATTAATGCCACGTAGAATGCAAATTGGGCTACCTATATCCCATTTTCATGAACGACTTACAAAGTGAAGGGTTGAGCTTggttgtgtatttatgtgtgtaacACAAGACGGTGTAcccaatgtctgtctgtctgcatctgatAGGTTGGAGGTTCAGGCAGACGTGCAGAAGGAGAGGTGTAGCCTGAGTGGAGATTCAGCCACGGTCAGTCTGGGAACTAACAGTGACAACGCCAGCACAAGAGCCATGGCTGGTTCCATCCTCAATGCCTATATGCCTTTGGACAGGTCAGCACTGCCAAGCCCTCGCTTGACAAAGGACGACAAcacattcttttcttttttgttacACTTCCAAAGTATGAGCACAGGGTGAAACCAATAGAAAAGCTACAGCAAGATAGGTCTCATTATTAACCTTTTATTTAAATCGCCATTGTCGGCTCTAAtgtggtacatttacatttagtcatttagcagacgctcttatccagagtgacttacagtaagtacagggacattcccccaaggcaagtagggtgaagtgccttgcccaaggacacaatgtcattttacatggccgggaatcgaactggcaaccttcagattactagcccgattctctaaccgctcagccacctgactccctggtagAGGTCCATTCTTGCTAAGAGTTGCTATTTGTGTTGTCGCCCCACAGAGATGGCGGCAGCAACCTGGAGGGCCAGGTGGACCTGGAGGGCCAGGTGGACCTGGAGGGCAAGCAGGAGAGGAAGCTCCgccaccccagcaccagcagcagcctGGACGACGCCAGCAGCAACGGCCCCGGGGGCGCCTGCCCCCCTGGCTGCCCCCACGACCCCAGCTGCCGCTGGACCAAGGAGTCGTCCACGTGCTCTGGCGGTAAGAAGAGCAAGGGCAAGCCGCGGAAGAAATGCAGTGGCGGGAGCAAGATCGAGGAGACGCTGGAGGACGTTGAGGCCCGCCTGCTGGAGCAGCGCAGCACCAACTCCAGCGAGTTCGACTCGCCCTCGCTGAGCGGGAGCCTGCCGTCCGTAGCCGACTCCCACTGCAGCCACCTGTCCGAGTTCAGCTGCTCCGACCACGAGttcccccgccccctgccccccagcctggAGCCCTACCCAcgcctccccatcgcccctccggaTGCAGGGGTCACCCTGCTGGCTGAGGTGGAGAACGACCGACTGGAGACCTGTCCAGTCCTGAGAGGTGGCCCCACCTCCCtatcaccaccacccctccctggTTCCCCAGAGGGGGTTGGTGGGACTCTTCTCTTCATTGCCGAGGAGAACATTGGGTTGATTTGGGACAGTGAGCCCCTTGACTCCCTGGTTGTGGAAGAGGACCTGAAGGAGAATAATAATAACGACACCACCACAGCATCTGTGGTTCACCAGCAGCCTGCAAGCCCAGCCAGAAGTGGCTGTATTCAAACGAATATTTAGAGtcactacacagacacactgacttgCCTcggatgctaatgctaatggcTAACCTCAACCTAGCTGTGTCCGTGAAACTGTGCTACTTCTCACAGCTAACCTCAAGCCCTCCGCATAGAGGGAGTGCATCGCACACTCACTGCATTGGGGAGGTCAACCGTCTTGGTGATTGATGATTTGTCAGCTGTGGAAACAAGAATGTTGTGGGAAAAGTTAAAGGTATTTGTGATACGGCAAAGGTTAAAATGAGATGAAAATGAAAGACGAACCCAGTGAGGTCAGAGCTAATTGGTTATCTGTTCCGACAAGGGGCGGGACTAGCTTTTGGGCGTGGCAGGTCCCAATGGCAGGACTGCCAGCCAGCTAATGCAAAGCCCCTCTCCATCTACAAGGCCATTGGTTGACACAATAGCTGGAGCACTATAGCTCTATGAATGTTGAATGTACTTTGGCAGGTTTGAAGCAGGATTTATGTGGGGATGTAGCAGAAGACAGAAGAAAAGAGTTCAGTTTGGAATTACAGTGTGTCCACTTAGGAATTTAATTCTTTCAAAACACCGGCATGATGCCAcaaatcccagatcaatcccaGGATCCTTGTGTTGACCTGTGAACATGCCATAAGAAGATTAGATGGGTCACAGAAGTACGATAGAAATTCTAATCTAGACGT contains these protein-coding regions:
- the pabpc1b gene encoding polyadenylate-binding protein 1b isoform X2, with the translated sequence MNPSAPSYPMASLYVGDLHQDVTEAMLYEKFSPAGAILSIRVCRDMITRRSLGYAYVNFQQPADAERALDTMNFDVIKGRPVRIMWSQRDPSLRKSGVGNIFIKNLDKSIDNKALYDTFSAFGNILSCKVVCDENGSKGYGFVHFETQEAAERAIEKMNGMLLNDRKVFVGRFKSRKEREAELGARAKEFTNVYIKNFGEDMDEEKLRDVFSQYGNAMSIRVMTDDSGKSRGFGFVSFEHHEDAQKAVDEMNGKEFNGKLIYVGRAQKKMERQTELKRKFEQMKQDRMTRYQGVNLYVKNLDDGLDDERLRKEFTPFGTITSAKVMMEGGRSKGFGFVCFSSPEEATKAVTEMNGRIVATKPLYVALAQRKEERQAHLTNQYMQRMASVRAVPNPVINPYQPAPPSGYFMAAIPQAQNRAAYYPTGQMAQLRPSPRWATQGVRPQHFQNMPGAMRPNVPRPQTFGSMRPTSQVPRMMSAQRLPAQAMGPRPINAAAAASAPVRGVPQYKYAPGVRNPQQHMNPQPQPAVHVQGQEPLTASMLAAAPPQEQKQMLGERLFPLIQNMHPSLAGKITGMLLEIDNSELLHMLESPESLRSKVDEAVAVLQAHQAKETAQKTVPNSAGVPSV
- the rnf19a gene encoding E3 ubiquitin-protein ligase RNF19A, with product MNPQQPPHGASGSERDLHSAASSVSLPSGRKTPKKRRLSLHSLFGRRRRPERDPKRKSRALRGGGGVDGIASVESIHSSEAGHKGYAPPGVPSTSSSASSVSPSSAGDLLECPLCLLQHARERFPDIMTCHHRSCADCLRQYLRIEISESRVNICCPECSERYNPHDIRMILADRALMDKYEEFMLRRWLVADPDCRWCPAPDCGYAVIAFGCASCPKITCGREGCGTEFCYHCKQLWHPNQTCDAARLQRAQSLRLRTFRSSSLSYSQESGAAADDIKPCPRCAAYIIKMNDGSCNHMTCAVCGSEFCWLCMKEISDLHYLSPSGCTFWGKKPWSRKKKILWQLGTLVGAPVGIALIAGIAIPAMILGIPVYVGRKIHNRYEGKNISKHKRNLVIAGGVTLSAIVSPVVAAVTVGIGVPIMLAYVYGVVPISLCRGGGCGVSTGNGKGVRIEFDDENDMNVGSGVAATDTTSVADTRHNPSIGEGSVGGMTGSLSASSSHMERVGAMRDNLSENASTMALAGTSITGSLSGSAVVNCYNRLEVQADVQKERCSLSGDSATVSLGTNSDNASTRAMAGSILNAYMPLDRDGGSNLEGQVDLEGQVDLEGKQERKLRHPSTSSSLDDASSNGPGGACPPGCPHDPSCRWTKESSTCSGGKKSKGKPRKKCSGGSKIEETLEDVEARLLEQRSTNSSEFDSPSLSGSLPSVADSHCSHLSEFSCSDHEFPRPLPPSLEPYPRLPIAPPDAGVTLLAEVENDRLETCPVLRGGPTSLSPPPLPGSPEGVGGTLLFIAEENIGLIWDSEPLDSLVVEEDLKENNNNDTTTASVVHQQPASPARSGCIQTNI
- the pabpc1b gene encoding polyadenylate-binding protein 1b isoform X1, giving the protein MNPSAPSYPMASLYVGDLHQDVTEAMLYEKFSPAGAILSIRVCRDMITRRSLGYAYVNFQQPADAERALDTMNFDVIKGRPVRIMWSQRDPSLRKSGVGNIFIKNLDKSIDNKALYDTFSAFGNILSCKVVCDENGSKGYGFVHFETQEAAERAIEKMNGMLLNDRKVFVGRFKSRKEREAELGARAKEFTNVYIKNFGEDMDEEKLRDVFSQYGNAMSIRVMTDDSGKSRGFGFVSFEHHEDAQKAVDEMNGKEFNGKLIYVGRAQKKMERQTELKRKFEQMKQDRMTRYQGVNLYVKNLDDGLDDERLRKEFTPFGTITSAKVMMEGGRSKGFGFVCFSSPEEATKAVTEMNGRIVATKPLYVALAQRKEERQAHLTNQYMQRMASVRAVPNPVINPYQPAPPSGYFMAAIPQAQNRAAYYPTGQMAQLRPSPRWATQGVRPQHFQNMPGAMRPNVPRPQTFGSMRPTSQVPRMMSAQRLPAQAMGPRPINAAAAASAPVRGVPQYKYAPGVRNPQQHMNPQPQVAMQQPAVHVQGQEPLTASMLAAAPPQEQKQMLGERLFPLIQNMHPSLAGKITGMLLEIDNSELLHMLESPESLRSKVDEAVAVLQAHQAKETAQKTVPNSAGVPSV